In Bacillota bacterium, the DNA window GGGCAGCCAGAGGATCTGGCCGGTGCGGTGGTCTTCCTTGCCTCCGCGGCCTCTGACTACGTGCACGGGGCGATCCTCAGCGTCGACGGCGGGTGGATGGCCCGCTAGAGAGGATATAGTGGGGTTTGGTGTGAAGGCGGCGATCATCGGTGTGGGAGGACCGGGGCCCGGAAGCGGGGGCGCGCACAGCATCGGGCGAGCCCATGCCCGGGCGTTTCGAGCGCTGGGCGTCGATGTGTGGGCCGCGGCCGACCTGAACGAATCTAGGTTGCACCAGTTTGGGGAAGAGTACGGGGTCAGCCGGCTTTACAAAGACTACCGACAGATGTTGAAGGAGGATTCCATCGACATCCTCAGCATCTGCACGTGGCCGCAGACTCATGCGTCCATTACGCTCGAAGCGGCCCGGGCCGGTGTCCGCGCCATCCTGTGCGAGAAGCCGATGGCCCTGTCGCTGCGCCAGGCGGCGCAGATGGTGGAAGCCTGCGAGCAGGCAGGGGTCATCCTCGCGGTCAACCACCAGCGCCCTTTTGCCGACCCGTGGAAAAAGGTGCGCGACCTGATTGCCGAAGGCGTCATCGGGGAGTTGAAGCACGTCGTTTCCGCGTGCGGGCCCTGGGACATCGTGACCTGGGGAACCCACTGGATTGACATGGTGTCGTTTTTTAACGGCCGGAGCCCCGTGGCATGGGTGCTCGCCGCGCTGGATTACTCGTCCGGCCGCCAGCACCACGGGTATCCCATGGAAGATAGCGGCGTGGCCCACTTCCACTTCGAGAACGGGGTGGAGCACGTCCTTTTTACGGGCCACGAGGTCGCGCCGGGCTACTACCACCGGGTTGTGGGGTCCGAGGGCATCATCAAGGTCGAGGCGCCGGGCGATTGGTCCCTTCGGTACGGCGTGGTGGGCCGGGGATGGACCTCCGTGCCCGTCGAGGATACGGAACAGGAGGCCATCCTGCGGTCGGTGGAGGCGGTCGTGAACGCGCTGCGTGAGGGAAGGCAGCCGCCGCACTCCGGCCGCGTCGCGCTAGGGGTGACCCAGACCCTGCTGGCCGCCGTCTACTCCGCGAAGGTCCACCGGAGAATCGACCTTCCGTCGAAGGAGTTGTTCGACTTCGAGATTCAGACGGTATAGCGTTTTGCAGGAGGCACGGGGTCGGTTAGAGGCGTCTGTCGAACCGTTGCTACCGCTGCTGGGGCGATCGGGGCGTCGTCGGTGGGGGGCCTTTTACGTTCAGGGGCCTGCTGCTTGAGGGAGGGAGAAAGACAGCGGCCGGGATGGCGGAGCGGTACGGCGGCGACGAGCAAGCCCTGCAGCAGTTCGTCAACCAGAGCCCGCGGGATTGGATGCGGTGCGGCAATGTTATGGTGGGCGGACGGAGCTGATTTCGCCTACGTGCGCAGAGTGTCGGCGGCCAGTACCCTGAGCCCCGAGGCCCTTTCGCCTGAGCAGTTCAGGGGCGTGCGAGGCTGTGGTCGCCGCACCGAGCTCGGGGCCTGATCATCGAGGCGATGCGGCAGGTGGGCATCGTTTTCCCGAGCATCGAGGAAGCTCGTTCAACCAGTGCATGGAGGATCCGGAGGCGAACCTGGACTTCTTCCTCTGATCCAGCTTACGACTCCATCCGGTTGGGCGTAAGGACTCGTAAGCCATCAATTCTGGAGAAGTGTTCACGGTTAAGGGTCAGCAGAGGCCTTTTGCGGGCCAGGCAAATCCCCGCGATGAGCACGTCAGCGACGCCAACGGCGACGCCCCGTTGCCGCAAACGTCGTTCCTCTTGCCCGGCCCGGCGTGCCGATTCGAGATCAAGCGGCAGGACTGGCATCACCTCTGAGAAGGTCGCGATCTGGTTGAGCAACTGGTCGTACCCGCGCAACCCGGACTCAAGTTCGAACACCGTTACGGCGGTTAACATGGCGCGCCCGTCTGTCACGAGCTGGGCAAGAAGCGACGCCTCGGGTTCGTGTCCTCGCAAGAAGCCGATCACAACCGAAGTATCGATGACTATCTCCACCGAGACCACACCTCGCGGATCCGTTGCTCGACTTCCCTGGCCTGCTGATCGGTGAGCACGCCACGAAGTGCCAAGACCTTGGCTATCTGTGCCTGTCTGTTCTCTTCTTCCTCCAGGAAACGCTCCACCGCCTCGTTGATCAGCTCCGAATAGCCCCGCAGACCCCGACGGGCAGCAATGGCCGCCAGCCTGGCCCTCTTGTCGTTGGGCAGGTCAATCGTCGTCCGCACAGTCTATCACCCGGGGGCATTTTAATGCATATGCATCATAATATCAAGCCTCCGGGGAACCGCTGGATGGCCGCTGCATTACCTCGCGCGTCGCCAAGCAGGCGCTCGTAGGCCGCGAGATCCCCTGCCAGTTCCAGGGAGCGCCGCTTAAGGAAGGCGTAACGCGGTCCTCGGCACCATGTTTATGGGCGGTTAGCAGCTCTTTTGCCGTCAAGGAAACCGGACGATAAAGGAAGGAAAGTGTGCGGAGGCGTCGTACTCGCTTACAGGCCGGCGCCCGAGACGGTGGTATCAAAGTGCAAGACGCACGACAAACCAGGCAGAGCGATGCCAGGGCACGTCGCGGCGTTGCCCCCGTCCAGTCCGTGGAGCGGGTGTTTCAGATCATCGACGCGCTGGCGCGCAAGAGCGCCGGCGTGTCAGAGCTGGCCCGGGTCACCGGGATGCACAAGGCGACGGTGCACCGTTTCCTGGTCACGCTGCGGCGCCTGGGTTACGTGGAAGAGCTGCCCGATGGGTCGGGTTATCAGCTCGGTTTGCGCCTCATCGAACTGGGCGGGCGCGTCCTGAGCCGCCTCGACTTTCGTGAGGTAGCCCGGCCGTATCTGGCCGAGCTGCGGGACACGACCCGGCTGACGGTTCACATGGCCGTGCTGGACGGCACAGAAGTCGTTTACGTGGAGAAGCTGGACTCCCCGGCCAACATCCGGATGGCTTCGTACGTCGGGACCCGCAACCCGGTGTACTGCACAGCCCTTGGCAAGGCGATTCTCTCGGCCCTCCCGCCCGCTGACGTTCAGCAAATCCTTCAGAAGATCCGTCTGGTTCCCAGGACGGCCCGCACCCTCAAGACCACAGAAGAGCTTCTTGAGGACCTGGACAGGTCTCGACGGCGGGGCTTTTCCGTAGACGACGTGGAGAATGAGGACGGGATCCGGTGCGTTGGAGCACCTGTCTACCGACACACAGGGGAGGTGCTGGGGGCCATCAGCGTGTCGGGTCCCGTTTTCCATGTCCCGCCGGATCGCGTGGAAGAGCTGGGCCGGCAGGTCAATGAGACCGCACGGCTCATTTCCCGGGCTCTGGGTTGTTCGGCGCCACTGTTCGGAGGAGGGTCGAGCGATGCCAACCACTGAACTGGACGAACTCATCCGGGGCTTTTCCAAGACAGCGACCGCCTGGGTGTCCAACGCTCCCGATCACCAGGGCATCCGGGGCTTCACGAGTCACCAAGTGGAGGCTCGAATGGGACGGGAGATCCGGGAAGGACCCCCGCTTGCGGAGGTCATCGCGAAGTATGCCCGGATCTGAGCCGGCCCCTCTCATCCTGTCCATGGGCGAGCCCATGGTGGAGTTTACGGCCGTGGAGCGGGGGCCCCTGAAGGACGCCGCGACCTTCGCTCGCGGGTTCGGCGGCGACACCTCCAACTTCGCCGTCGCCGTCGCCCGTCTTGGCGGACAGGCGGCCTACCTCTGCCGGATCGGGGACGATGAGTTCGGCCAGGCGCTGATGGACTTGTGGGCCCGAGAAGGCGTGGACACCT includes these proteins:
- a CDS encoding Gfo/Idh/MocA family oxidoreductase gives rise to the protein MKAAIIGVGGPGPGSGGAHSIGRAHARAFRALGVDVWAAADLNESRLHQFGEEYGVSRLYKDYRQMLKEDSIDILSICTWPQTHASITLEAARAGVRAILCEKPMALSLRQAAQMVEACEQAGVILAVNHQRPFADPWKKVRDLIAEGVIGELKHVVSACGPWDIVTWGTHWIDMVSFFNGRSPVAWVLAALDYSSGRQHHGYPMEDSGVAHFHFENGVEHVLFTGHEVAPGYYHRVVGSEGIIKVEAPGDWSLRYGVVGRGWTSVPVEDTEQEAILRSVEAVVNALREGRQPPHSGRVALGVTQTLLAAVYSAKVHRRIDLPSKELFDFEIQTV
- a CDS encoding type II toxin-antitoxin system VapC family toxin — its product is MEIVIDTSVVIGFLRGHEPEASLLAQLVTDGRAMLTAVTVFELESGLRGYDQLLNQIATFSEVMPVLPLDLESARRAGQEERRLRQRGVAVGVADVLIAGICLARKRPLLTLNREHFSRIDGLRVLTPNRMES
- a CDS encoding IclR family transcriptional regulator; the encoded protein is MQDARQTRQSDARARRGVAPVQSVERVFQIIDALARKSAGVSELARVTGMHKATVHRFLVTLRRLGYVEELPDGSGYQLGLRLIELGGRVLSRLDFREVARPYLAELRDTTRLTVHMAVLDGTEVVYVEKLDSPANIRMASYVGTRNPVYCTALGKAILSALPPADVQQILQKIRLVPRTARTLKTTEELLEDLDRSRRRGFSVDDVENEDGIRCVGAPVYRHTGEVLGAISVSGPVFHVPPDRVEELGRQVNETARLISRALGCSAPLFGGGSSDANH